ttatttcatttaaaatttgaatataaGTTATCTCAAACAATTCATTTTTtgaatttcatttaaaaattctTTGATAGAACTTATTAATCATTTGAATCTAACTAATTGGATTCtacaaaatgaaaattatatatataatcatgTAAGGCTTAGTTAAACCACTAGATAAAGCACAAAAAGAGACATTTTTCTAAACTTTTAGAGAAACTATATGCTTTCAATGGCCACATTGGTCCACATGCTTTTTGGGCATACAAAATATTAAGCTAAACACAAATGTTATACAATTAATTCAACAGATGATGACAATATTATAAGGTTGGTGATCTGCGGGAATTtttgaaaagaaatgaaaaaggtAGGTGTATGTATATATGTGGGTGGGTTAGTTCAAGTTTTGGGaaattaaataacaaaaagCATATGAAAAAGGCAATAAGCTTTTTTGATGCAAAAGTCAAATAGGGCCTCATTCATCTATCATAATAATCATAACTTCCCAGCTGATGCAGAGGAATATGATAGATTTGGAcccaagattttttttttgctagagATTTGCACCAAGATTCATCATCATTGTCTTGtgatatttttctcttttacaCATTGTGCCCCTAAAGagttaatctttttattgtaacATGATAGTAATATTAAAGGTAACCCTACAAAATGAATGATTGCCAGCTcctctctttttcaatttttttttagaggatCAATGGCGAATTGATGAATGATAATTTTCACTTATATATAGTTGATTAAGTATCCTTTGGTCTATTATTGTGCACTCAACAGGTTTCACTTTTGCCCATGTTATAATTATTATCTATATAGTGATAGTGATGAGCTTTTGCATGTAAGTTTCATATATTCTTAAGGGCAATTGCAGAGAGGAGAGTAGAAAAAGAGCAAGCTTTCAATTAACCTTTTGTCTTGTATTGTTGACTTCATTGCTATAGTAAACTTCCACTATCGAGGAAGGACATTGTTGTAACTTAAAGTTAATGAGAAAAGCCGATTAAATAGATTAGTCTAGAATGAAAGATTatgatttaaatattatattgaatatttttttcattcatatgAGACATTCGTAACTAATTATTTTCATTGTTGCCCAAATTCTAACGAAAACATCAATTGTTATAATTAAGCTCTTAAGAGactaatgcaaaaaaaaaaaaaaaaaaaaaaccctaatctATTAGataacaaaatctcataaaaaaaaaacacttaatttataaaaaaaaatctcataaaaaaaaaacgcttAAGTGCATTTATATGACcaagaataaattaaatgattttaacACCATATTTTTAACTTATCCGAAATTTTAAGGCATTAATAATATATGTCAtttttcatgtatatataaaacatttcttttatttctagTCGATCTGAGACTACTAGTCACTCGGGTGAATTCGAACCCATTACCCATATATAACATTTGAAGATAGAAAAGCAAATTGAAAAGGGAAAGTTGGTTGAGAAGCGACGTTATAAGATATACTAACTATAGCTACAAGTTAATGGGTGTAAACCTCAACCAAAGTTCAAAAACAAACTCTCTCACTTTGTTTCTTCAAAAGAGAACCCTACACTACAGGCTACAGCTACCACTTGTCTCTTATCTATATCTTCTCTTTTTCATATATACTCTCTCCAACTTTGGTTAGAGATTATATTGGATCACAAAGGTTagatagaagaagaagagatcAAGAGCAAGATTATTAATATTAGAATGTcaacaacaaatattgttaACCACCATAGCTTGTTTGATCAAGAGCAAGATCATGAGATCCATATGCAAACCGGGTTCAATATTCCTTTCCCTTCCAACATGACCTTACCTCCTTTGGGTAATTGCCATGATCAATCTTTGAAAGGTATTAGTGCAATAACTCCTTCTTCATCACTTTCTCCTGAAGCTGCAAATTTTGCTCAAACACTACTTGCAACAGCTGTTCAAAAACCGCGACAATTCGAAGATCTCAATGATCTTACTTCTTGTTTTGGAGGAGCAGGCCAACTCCTTTCCTTGAATAGATCAAGAGGAAATTCATGGTGAGAGAATATtccttttaatttattaaatatagaTCTTGGTGTGTCCCGAAATGAGTATCTCAGTAGTATGAGTTGAGACGTTGAAATATAGTATTGAGGTTTAGAGTTTGATCTATGctactaacaatttttttatttttttttttttgaaaattcgGTAACCGACCCTAGAAGTGACTAATTCGAGGGGACCTCTGCTACTAACAATTAAAttgcctataaaaaaaatagattgtGGTCCTTGTGCCAGATCTTTTGTATTGAGTTATTGATTTAAATTCCTAATTTGTtccttatataattttttttaattaatttgatttttttttaattagactTTGTAAAGAAATGTCTTATTGTTGCATTTTTGAATTTAGGGCATGGGGAGATCAAGTAAGTGATTGTTTGATGAGTAAAAGAAGTAGTGGAGGagatgatcatcatcatcatcatcataataatcATCATATAGGGGTTTCTTCTAccataaaaatgaagaaaatgaagggAAGAAGGAAGGTGAGGGAGCCTAGGTTTTGCTTCAAGACTATGAGTGATGTGGATGTGCTGGATGATGGTTACAAATGGAGGAAGTACGGACAGAAAGTGGTCAAGAACACTCAGCATCCAAGGTATATATAATCTTTCtctctttgttgttttttttttggtacatttaaatcacattttttggtacattcttCTCTTGTTTGGCTTTATGTTCTCTCTCCACTCCTTTAGTACTTCTTCTCATTATTGTTTATTCTTTTATATCAAAATTGTATTGTATACTAGTATATGGATATGGCTCACTACTGATTTTGGGGCTTAAGAGGGACATGACTACAATCATTGACTATATTAAAGCTAGATTTCACTTTATGTCTTATATATATGAggaaaaaattatgaaagagGTTTTTTTTGTAAGAGAGGGGGTATGTAAATTTGCCAATGTTGAAAGCTAGGACTCTCAAATGTTACAATGTGGAAACTTTAAGACTTTCGTATGTTAATTTGTA
This portion of the Trifolium pratense cultivar HEN17-A07 linkage group LG3, ARS_RC_1.1, whole genome shotgun sequence genome encodes:
- the LOC123916185 gene encoding probable WRKY transcription factor 13 isoform X1, producing MSTTNIVNHHSLFDQEQDHEIHMQTGFNIPFPSNMTLPPLGNCHDQSLKGISAITPSSSLSPEAANFAQTLLATAVQKPRQFEDLNDLTSCFGGAGQLLSLNRSRGNSWAWGDQVSDCLMSKRSSGGDDHHHHHHNNHHIGVSSTIKMKKMKGRRKVREPRFCFKTMSDVDVLDDGYKWRKYGQKVVKNTQHPRSYYRCTQDNCRVKKRVERLAEDPRMVITTYEGRHAHSPSNELEDSQTHSELTNFFW
- the LOC123916185 gene encoding probable WRKY transcription factor 13 isoform X2 — its product is MSTTNIVNHHSLFDQEQDHEIHMQTGFNIPFPSNMTLPPLGNCHDQSLKAVQKPRQFEDLNDLTSCFGGAGQLLSLNRSRGNSWAWGDQVSDCLMSKRSSGGDDHHHHHHNNHHIGVSSTIKMKKMKGRRKVREPRFCFKTMSDVDVLDDGYKWRKYGQKVVKNTQHPRSYYRCTQDNCRVKKRVERLAEDPRMVITTYEGRHAHSPSNELEDSQTHSELTNFFW